From a single Nostoc edaphicum CCNP1411 genomic region:
- a CDS encoding NarK family nitrate/nitrite MFS transporter, translated as MLKGLFSFSDRYRILHQTWFAFFLTFVCWFNFAPFATTIGKELSLAPEQIKTLGICNLALTIPARLIIGMLLDRFGPRITYSMLLMFAVVPCLATALAQDFNQLVISRLLMGIVGSGFVVGIRMVAEWFQPKEMGIAQGIYGGWGNFGAFGAEFALPILAVSTSFFAGGASNWRFAIALTGIITAIYGVIYYNSVQDTPTGKVYKKPKKNGSLEVTSVKSFWALIISNFGLIFALGLLAWRLEQKNIHFLTLGQMYLAWLLLAGLFAYQSYQAWQVNRELLSGKKTYAPSERFQFGQVALLEFTYITNFGSELAVVSMLPAFFEKTFALEHVVAGMIAATYPFLNLISRPSGGLISDKFSSRKWTMTIISIGIGFSYLTAHFINSSWPIPLAIAVTMFAAYFAQAGCGATYSIVPMIKKEATGQIAGNVGAYGNFGGVVYLTIFSLTDAPTLFTTMGIAALICAFMCAFFLKEPKGSFAAAYEGEAPETATKNPNFLAEE; from the coding sequence ATGCTTAAAGGATTATTTTCATTCAGCGATCGCTACCGCATCTTACATCAAACTTGGTTTGCCTTCTTTCTCACCTTTGTCTGTTGGTTTAATTTTGCTCCCTTCGCTACAACGATTGGCAAAGAATTAAGTTTAGCGCCTGAGCAAATCAAAACTTTGGGCATCTGTAACCTGGCCCTTACAATCCCTGCACGGCTCATTATTGGGATGCTTCTGGATCGTTTCGGCCCCAGAATCACCTATTCAATGCTGTTAATGTTTGCGGTGGTTCCTTGTTTGGCGACGGCGCTAGCGCAAGATTTTAATCAATTAGTCATCAGTCGTTTGCTGATGGGAATTGTCGGCTCTGGGTTTGTTGTGGGTATCCGCATGGTGGCGGAATGGTTTCAGCCGAAGGAGATGGGAATTGCTCAAGGCATTTATGGCGGTTGGGGCAACTTTGGGGCTTTTGGTGCAGAGTTTGCTTTGCCGATACTTGCAGTTTCTACTAGTTTTTTCGCTGGTGGTGCTTCTAACTGGCGGTTTGCGATCGCACTTACAGGGATAATTACTGCTATTTACGGCGTAATTTATTACAACAGCGTTCAAGATACGCCCACTGGTAAAGTTTACAAAAAACCTAAGAAAAATGGTTCTCTAGAAGTGACGAGCGTTAAAAGCTTCTGGGCGCTAATTATCTCTAATTTTGGTTTGATTTTCGCTCTAGGTTTATTAGCTTGGCGCTTGGAACAAAAGAATATTCACTTCCTAACTTTGGGCCAAATGTATCTGGCTTGGTTACTATTAGCAGGATTGTTTGCTTACCAAAGTTACCAAGCTTGGCAGGTAAATCGAGAACTTCTAAGTGGTAAAAAAACTTACGCTCCATCTGAACGCTTTCAATTTGGTCAAGTAGCTTTACTGGAATTCACTTACATCACTAACTTTGGTAGCGAATTGGCAGTTGTTTCCATGCTCCCGGCATTCTTTGAAAAAACCTTTGCTTTAGAGCATGTTGTCGCTGGAATGATTGCCGCTACCTATCCTTTCTTAAATTTGATTTCTCGTCCCAGTGGTGGCTTAATTTCTGATAAATTTAGCTCCCGTAAATGGACAATGACAATTATCAGTATCGGCATTGGTTTTAGTTATTTGACCGCACATTTTATTAATAGTAGCTGGCCAATTCCGCTAGCGATCGCAGTTACAATGTTTGCCGCTTACTTTGCCCAAGCTGGCTGCGGTGCAACCTACAGCATCGTACCCATGATTAAGAAGGAAGCCACTGGACAAATTGCCGGCAATGTGGGAGCTTACGGGAATTTTGGCGGCGTAGTTTACCTAACAATTTTTAGCTTAACCGACGCTCCAACGCTATTTACCACGATGGGTATAGCTGCTTTAATCTGTGCTTTTATGTGTGCCTTCTTCCTCAAAGAACCAAAAGGTTCCTTTGCTGCTGCTTATGAAGGCGAAGCACCAGAAACCGCAACTAAAAATCCTAACTTTTTAGCAGAAGAATAG
- a CDS encoding nitrate reductase associated protein: MTDFFQFEADFVDSLRCIPMQVRCKLDTCGIKLKLPDWNQMTTAERQALAELPCTTETEIQSYREHIQQLILQRTGIPAKKLPIEPHPAWLDSANVPPSVQEKAQEIGVTLTQQKWSALTPLQRFALIKLSQPGHENKNFPRAIAEFHLL, translated from the coding sequence ATGACAGATTTCTTTCAATTTGAAGCAGACTTTGTTGATTCCCTGCGTTGCATTCCTATGCAGGTGCGTTGCAAATTAGATACTTGTGGCATCAAGCTAAAATTGCCTGATTGGAATCAAATGACTACAGCCGAGCGTCAAGCTTTAGCCGAATTACCTTGCACTACAGAAACGGAAATCCAGTCTTACCGCGAACATATTCAGCAGTTAATTTTACAACGCACGGGTATACCAGCGAAAAAATTGCCCATCGAGCCTCATCCCGCATGGCTTGACTCTGCTAATGTACCACCTAGCGTTCAAGAAAAAGCTCAAGAAATAGGTGTAACCCTGACACAGCAAAAGTGGTCAGCTTTAACGCCCTTACAGCGTTTTGCCTTGATTAAACTCAGCCAGCCAGGACATGAAAATAAAAACTTTCCCAGAGCGATCGCAGAATTTCATCTGCTTTAA
- a CDS encoding nitrate ABC transporter ATP-binding protein (This model describes the ATP binding subunits of ATP-binding cassette (ABC) transporters for nitrate transport, or for bicarbonate transport, in bacteria and archaea.), whose product MQIVNSKTQINQQQTKKAENFLVIEGVSKIYPTSEGPYTVLDGVDLKVREGEFVCIIGHSGCGKSTLLNMVSGFNTPTDGIVLLQDKPITEPGPDRMMVFQNYCLLPWLSVFDNVYLAVDSVFPKKPQAEKRAIVREHLAMVGLTEAADKKPNQLSGGMKQRVAIARALSIRPQVLILDEPFGALDAITKEELQEELLEIWREHQVTVLMITHDIDEALFLADRVVMMTNGPSAHIGEILNIPFSRPRNRRRIMEDPEYYNLRNYALDFLFRRFAHADE is encoded by the coding sequence ATGCAAATAGTAAACAGCAAAACCCAAATCAATCAACAGCAAACGAAAAAAGCAGAAAATTTTTTGGTGATTGAAGGTGTAAGCAAAATTTATCCAACTTCTGAAGGCCCCTACACCGTACTGGATGGAGTTGATCTGAAAGTGCGCGAGGGTGAATTTGTTTGCATAATCGGTCACTCTGGCTGCGGCAAATCAACTCTGCTTAACATGGTTTCTGGGTTTAATACTCCCACCGATGGTATTGTCCTGCTGCAAGACAAACCCATCACCGAACCAGGCCCAGACCGGATGATGGTATTCCAAAATTATTGTCTACTGCCTTGGCTGAGTGTCTTTGATAACGTTTATCTCGCTGTTGATTCGGTGTTTCCGAAAAAACCCCAGGCAGAAAAGCGGGCGATCGTCAGAGAACATTTGGCAATGGTGGGACTCACAGAAGCAGCTGACAAAAAACCCAATCAACTTTCTGGTGGGATGAAACAGAGAGTTGCGATCGCTCGTGCCCTTTCCATCCGTCCGCAAGTTTTGATTCTCGATGAACCCTTTGGGGCATTAGATGCCATCACAAAAGAAGAATTACAAGAAGAACTCCTGGAAATCTGGCGTGAACATCAAGTCACCGTACTAATGATTACTCATGACATCGATGAAGCGCTTTTCCTCGCAGACAGAGTTGTGATGATGACTAACGGCCCATCTGCTCACATTGGTGAAATCCTGAATATTCCCTTCTCCCGTCCCCGCAATCGTCGCCGCATCATGGAAGACCCGGAATACTATAACCTGCGAAATTACGCTCTAGACTTCCTCTTCCGCCGATTTGCTCACGCTGACGAGTAA
- a CDS encoding molybdopterin oxidoreductase family protein produces the protein MSEFTKTLCPYCGVGCGLEVSPPAQQNKATNRDSQGNPIWRVRGDKAHPSSQGMVCVKGATIAESLDKNRLHYPMVRDSLDQEFRRVSWDEAFNLITQRIQTVRFTQGPEALCMYGSGQFQTEDYYIAQKLMKGCLSTNNFDANSRLCMSSAVSGYIQSFGSDGPPCCYEDLELTDCAFLIGTNTAECHPIVFNRLEKYHKKNRKVKMIVVDPRRTPTAEAADLHLAIRPGTDIDLLNGIAHLLMRWNYVDTMFMDDCTSNFPAYAEVICHYPPEIVAHRCGISIEDLETAARYWGESQRVLSLWSMGVNQSSEGTAKVRTIINLHLMTGQIGKPGAGPFSLTGQPNAMGGREAGGLAHLLPGYRVVKNPQHRAEVEEFWGLKPGQISPNPGLTAWDMITGLENDAVGLLWIAATNPAVSMPDLERTKKALLRSPFTIYQDAYYPTETSAYAHVLLPAAQWGEKTGVMTNSERVVTLCSAFRQPPREAKADWEIFAEVGRRLGFEKEFAFANSAEVYAEFVKLTKTRPCEMTGISHAQLQLEGPIQWPHPEESRGSRGAGEAGGETSGKRLYTDLRFHTSDGRARFGAYYSKGLAEPPDPDYPFVLTNGRLYGHWHTQTRTGRIEKICKMHPQPFIEIHPRDAAKLGIVDNQSVEVRSRRGKAKFPAKVTKAIAPGTVFVPMHWGSLWADNAEANALTHPESCPDSLQPELKACAVQLIPISVEVTIKNHQLQSSQW, from the coding sequence ATGAGTGAATTTACCAAAACCCTTTGTCCTTACTGTGGTGTTGGCTGTGGTTTAGAAGTTTCACCTCCAGCCCAACAGAACAAAGCAACTAATCGAGATAGCCAAGGTAATCCAATTTGGCGAGTGCGGGGTGATAAAGCCCATCCATCCAGTCAAGGAATGGTTTGCGTCAAAGGTGCAACGATCGCAGAATCTTTAGATAAAAATAGATTACATTACCCAATGGTGCGAGACTCCTTAGATCAAGAGTTTCGCCGCGTTAGTTGGGATGAAGCTTTTAATCTCATCACGCAGCGCATTCAAACAGTACGCTTCACCCAAGGGCCAGAAGCCTTATGTATGTATGGTTCTGGTCAGTTTCAAACTGAAGATTATTACATAGCCCAGAAACTCATGAAAGGCTGTCTGAGTACTAATAATTTTGATGCCAACTCCCGTTTGTGTATGTCTAGTGCTGTGTCTGGCTACATTCAAAGCTTTGGCTCAGATGGCCCGCCTTGCTGTTACGAAGATTTAGAGTTAACCGACTGTGCATTTTTAATTGGCACTAATACAGCCGAATGTCATCCCATCGTTTTTAACCGACTGGAGAAGTATCACAAAAAGAACCGTAAAGTCAAAATGATTGTGGTTGATCCCCGTCGCACGCCAACCGCAGAAGCCGCTGACTTGCATTTAGCCATTCGTCCCGGTACAGATATCGACCTGTTGAACGGCATCGCTCATTTGTTGATGCGCTGGAACTACGTTGATACGATGTTCATGGATGATTGCACCAGTAACTTTCCGGCTTATGCGGAAGTGATTTGCCACTATCCCCCAGAAATAGTAGCTCATCGATGTGGAATCAGCATTGAAGATTTAGAAACAGCAGCTCGCTATTGGGGTGAATCGCAGCGGGTACTGTCTTTATGGTCAATGGGTGTGAATCAATCCTCGGAAGGAACAGCCAAGGTAAGAACGATCATTAATCTGCACCTGATGACTGGACAGATTGGCAAACCTGGCGCTGGCCCTTTTTCCCTCACTGGTCAGCCAAACGCAATGGGAGGAAGAGAAGCCGGAGGTTTAGCGCATTTATTACCAGGTTATCGGGTGGTGAAAAATCCCCAGCACCGCGCAGAAGTTGAGGAGTTTTGGGGACTCAAGCCAGGACAGATTTCGCCCAATCCCGGTTTGACTGCTTGGGATATGATTACTGGGTTGGAAAATGATGCTGTAGGGTTACTGTGGATTGCGGCTACTAATCCAGCTGTGAGTATGCCAGATTTGGAGCGAACGAAAAAGGCGTTATTGCGATCGCCTTTCACCATCTACCAAGATGCCTATTATCCTACAGAAACCTCTGCCTACGCTCACGTTTTGCTACCAGCAGCCCAGTGGGGTGAAAAAACTGGCGTGATGACAAACTCCGAACGAGTGGTAACTCTGTGTTCAGCATTTCGCCAACCGCCAAGAGAAGCGAAAGCCGATTGGGAAATTTTCGCTGAAGTTGGACGGAGATTAGGTTTTGAAAAAGAATTTGCCTTTGCTAACTCTGCTGAAGTTTACGCTGAGTTTGTCAAACTAACTAAAACTCGCCCCTGCGAGATGACGGGTATCAGTCACGCGCAATTACAATTAGAAGGGCCGATTCAATGGCCTCACCCAGAAGAGAGCAGGGGAAGCAGAGGAGCAGGGGAAGCAGGGGGAGAAACTTCAGGAAAGCGATTATATACTGATTTGCGCTTTCACACCTCTGACGGACGCGCTCGATTTGGGGCATATTATTCAAAGGGATTGGCAGAACCACCAGACCCAGATTATCCATTTGTGCTAACTAATGGACGACTTTACGGACATTGGCATACCCAGACACGCACCGGGCGAATTGAAAAAATTTGCAAAATGCATCCCCAACCGTTTATCGAAATTCATCCCCGTGATGCTGCTAAGTTAGGTATTGTAGATAATCAAAGTGTAGAAGTGCGATCGCGTCGGGGTAAAGCGAAGTTTCCTGCTAAAGTCACAAAAGCGATCGCGCCTGGTACAGTTTTTGTCCCCATGCACTGGGGTTCGCTGTGGGCAGACAATGCCGAAGCTAACGCCCTCACCCATCCAGAATCTTGCCCCGATTCGCTGCAACCAGAATTAAAAGCCTGTGCGGTACAGTTGATACCAATTTCTGTGGAAGTTACAATCAAAAATCATCAACTCCAATCCTCACAATGGTAA
- a CDS encoding phosphate-starvation-inducible PsiE family protein, with amino-acid sequence MKKLLRRILGATKDENFMHMIENIEVLVSKALSIFMVIVILVAIADLGFFIFKELFTAPYGKFNTTLYKIFGLFLNILIALEILENITAYLRKHVFQVELVIVTSLIAVARKIIILDLEKVGGIDIIGLGIAILALSISYLIIRLSNSKDAS; translated from the coding sequence ATGAAAAAGTTACTGAGGCGAATTTTAGGAGCTACTAAAGATGAGAACTTCATGCACATGATCGAAAACATAGAAGTGCTGGTTTCTAAAGCTCTATCTATTTTCATGGTAATTGTAATTTTGGTAGCGATCGCAGATTTAGGATTCTTTATTTTTAAAGAGTTATTTACAGCGCCTTATGGTAAGTTTAACACAACATTATATAAAATTTTCGGTTTATTTTTAAATATTTTAATTGCTTTAGAAATCTTAGAAAATATTACGGCATATTTGCGAAAACACGTTTTTCAGGTTGAATTAGTTATTGTTACTTCTTTAATAGCAGTTGCCAGAAAAATTATTATTCTTGACTTAGAAAAAGTTGGAGGTATTGATATAATTGGTTTAGGGATAGCTATTCTTGCCTTATCAATTAGTTATTTAATAATTCGTCTCAGTAATTCCAAAGATGCAAGTTAA